Sequence from the Nitrospinota bacterium genome:
TAAAGGTTTAGAAAAGAAAAGTGGCAGAAGAAAACAAAGACCAAAAAACCGAAGAGGCATCGAGCAAGCGCGTCACGGATGCGGAGGGCAAGGGCAACTTTGCGCTCAGCAAGGAACTGACCTCGTCCTTCATTCTATTGGGGGCGACGCTCTCCCTTTATGCTGTGGGGCAACAAGGGCCATTGAAAATGATGGTCTTGTGGCGTGCGCTCTTGTCTGAAGCGCATGTCTTTCAGTTGACCACAGAGGAATTGTACAAGGCGTTTGTTCTGGTCATGAAAAGCACCTTTTTTATTTTAAGCCCTATTCTTTTTACAATTATGATCGCGGGCATCATTGCCAACCTCATTCAAACCCGTGGGTTGAAAATCTCAACGCATCCTCTCATCCCAAAGTTTAACAAGCTGAACCCTCTCAAAGGGTTTGGCAGAATATTTTCGAAAAACTCTTTGATGGAGCTTTTAAAATCTCTCTTCAAAGTTTTTATCGTTTCGGTCATTGCTTATCAAACCATAAAGGGGCATTGGGATGAAATTCCTCCTTTAATGCATTTCGAAGTGGGGCAGATTTTGATATTTCTGGGGAAAGTGTCCCTGGAAATTATGATCAAGGTGTTGCTGGTCATGATTTTTCTTGCCCTGGTGGATTATTTATTTCAAAAATACACCTATATGGAAAACCTGCGCATGAGCAAGCAGGAGGTGAAGGATGAAAGAAAGGAAACGGATGGCAATCCACAGATCAAACAAAGGATTCGCCGCGCTCAAATGGAGATGGCTCGCAAGCGAATGATGAGCGCCGTTCCCCAAGCGGATGTTGTGGTCACCAACCCGACGCACCTTGCCATAGCCATCAAATATGATATCGATAAATACGCGGCCCCCATTCTGGTGGCGAAAGGAGCCGGAGCCATCGCACAAAGAATCCGCTCCATTGCCGAGGAGCATGGCATTCCAATCGTGGAGGACAAGCCTCTGGCCCGGGTTCTTCACAAGACGGTGGAAGTGGGGCAATTGATCCCCGCCAGCCTGTATAAGGCTGTTGCGGAAATTCTGGCTTATGTGTACCGCTTAAAAGGAAAATCCAACCTTTAAAAGTGGATGTAAAAAATAACTCAATCTGAAAATGGAAACTTGACACATGGCAAAGGTAAACCCTTTTAGCTTAATAATGGAGAGACCTCAGGAATTGGTCGTGGCTGTCGGAGTCGTGGGGATTCTGGCGGTTATGGTCATGCCGATTCCGACTTTTTTTCTAGACATCCTGCTGTCCTTCAGTCTCACTTTCGCCATCATTATTTTACTGGTCTCTATTTTCATGCTGGAGCCTTTGGAATTTTCCATTTTCCCGTCTCTCCTGCTGATCGTGACCCTTTTACGCTTGTCACTCAACGTGGCCACCACCCGAATCATATTATTGCATGGCAGTGAAGGCCCTGCTTCAGCGGGACAGGTGATCGAATCCTTTGGTTCCTTTGTCGTTGGTGGAAATTATGCGGTCGGGACAGTTATTTTTATCATCCTGGTCATGATCAATTTCATCGTTATTACTAAAGGTTCCGTCAGGACCTCGGAAGTCGCGGCGCGTTTTACCCTGGATGCGATTCCGGGAAAGCAGATGAGTATTGACGCCGATTTAAATGCAGGAATTATCACCGATCAGGATGCCCGCCTTCGCAGGCAGACTCTGGAAAGGGAGGCCGATTTCTATGGGTCTATGGACGGTGCCATCCGGTTTGTACGGGGGGATGCCATTGCCGGAATACTCATTACCCTGATTAACATCATCGGCGGGTTCAGTATAGGCGTGCTCCAGCAGGGCATGGATGTGGCGGAGGCTGCCCAGAACTACACCTTGCTTACCATTGGCGACGGTCTGGTTTCGCAATTACCGGCGCTGGTAATTTCCACGGCGGCGGGTCTTGTGGTCACGCGTGCGGTTTCCGATAAAAGTCTTCCCTACGAGCTCATGGGGCAGTTGCTCAATCAACCCTACGCATTTGTAATCGCTTCTGTATGCTTGTTATTTTTCGGTCTGATTCCCGGACTGCCGCATTTTCCGTTTTTTCTGCTAAGCCTGCTTACCGGGATTGTAGCTTTTATCCGATTAAAAGATATCCAGACTAGTGATGCAAAAAAATTGAAAAAAATAGATGATGAAGCCAGGGCTCCCGTCCCGGAACGGGTGGAGTCCATCCTGCCTCTCGATATCATGGAGCTTGAGGTCGGGTATGAGCTGATTCCCCTGGTAGATGCGGACCGCAATGGCGAGCTTCTGGATCGTATCAAATCCATCCGCAGACAATTTGCCCTGGAGATGGGATTTATTGTTCCCCCATTGCATATCCGCGACAACCTGCAATTGAAAGCCAGTGATTATGCCATTGTGCTCAAGGGCGTGGAAGTGGCGAAAGGAAGTATCATGATGGGCCGTCTTTTGGCCATGAACCCCGGAACAACGGAAAAGGAAATCGAAGGCATCAAAACCCAGGAACCGACTTTCGGATTGCCGGCGGTATGGATTCCTACCAGCGCCAAGCAGGAAGCGCAGATGGCCGGGTATACGGTCGTCGATCCCGCCACGGTGATCACCACTCATATCAAGGAAACCATCAAGCGCCATGGCCACGAACTTTTGGGCCGTCAGGAAGCCCAGGCTCTGATGGATAAGTTCAAGGAATCCAATCCCAAGGTGGTGGAGGAACTCATCCCCAACCTGCTCAGCCTGGGCAAAGTGCAAAAAGTGTTACAGAATCTTCTGAAAGAGCAAATTACCATTCGCGATCTCCGTACCATTCTGGAGCAGTTGGCGGATTATGCTCCATCGACTCAGGATACGGATATTCTGACTGAATTTGTCCGCCAGGCGCTGGCGCGGCCCATCACCAAACAGTATCAGTCGGCAGATGGAACCCTGTCCGTCATGACCCTGGACCGGGGGATCGAGGGCATCATCGAAGGGTCCATACAGAGAACGGAGTCGGTGTCTTTTCTGGCATTAGAACCCGGCATTGCAGAGAAACTATTGGCGAGGCTCAAAGAAGCTATGGAAATATTGGCGCCCAGGCTGGAATCATCCCCGATTTTGTTGGCGTCGCCATCCATTCGTCTCCATCTGCGGCGATTTACAGAGAGATTCCTTCCGGATCTGGTGATTTTGTCGCACAACGAAGTGACGCCTTCCGTTCAGATCAAGACGTTGCGAGTGGTGAATATCAATGCGAATTAGAAAAATTTTGGCAAATAGTTATTCCGAGGCCCTGTCCAGGGTGAAGCAAGAACTTGGGGAGGATGCTCTGGTTTTAAGTACCCGTTCCCTGAAACCAGGCACGACTTTTGGCAAGGTGGGAAATTACGCCAGGGTGGAAATCACTGCGGCTTTTGAACCCCCAGAAAGTAAAGAACAAGTGGCTATCAAAAGTGGTCCCTGGAATGATGAGAAGACCCTTTCTTTAAAAGAGGACGACCTGGATCTGAAGACCCTGATATTTTCATTGTTGAGCCGGACGGAACGGGCGCAAACTATGGGGTTGAAAAGCCACCAGGTGGAATCGTATTCGCGTTTGGTGGCAGGGGGGGTGGACGAGCGGCTGGCATCCAAAATAATCGAAAAAGCCTCCAGGGGGAGTTCAGCGGATAACCGCAATTTCCGTTCGGAGCGTCAGGAAATTGTTGATCTGATGAAGCAGGTTCTGCTTTGTGATGGTGAAATCAAGCTGGAGGGGAAACGAACCAAAAAGGTGATTTTTGTCGGACCCACCGGAGCGGGGAAGACCACCACGATCGCCAAGATTGCTGCAGATTTTGCCTTGCGGAAGAAGAAAAAGGTGGCGATGGTGACTCTCGACACCTTCCGGATAGGAGCCATCGACCAATTGAAAACGTACGGGGAAATCATGGGAGTTCCGGTAGAAACAGTACGCAACTGCCAGGAACTAAAGGCACTTGTCCAGAAACATGCCGATAAGGATCTTCTTTTGATCGACACGATGGGGAAAAGTCATAAGGATAAGGCTTATTCAGGTCAACTCAAGGTGATGCTCAATGAGTTGGGGAGCGTGGAAACTCAATTGGTGCTGAGTGTCACGACTCAGGAAAAAATTTTGCAGGAGTCCATGAAACAATTTTCCATGTTGGGAATTGACCGCGTACTATTTACTAAACTGGATGAAGGAATGAGTTTTGGTTCGTTGTTTAATTTCTCACTGCGGACACGGATTCCTTTTTCTTATTTTACTACGGGACAGAGAGTTCCAGAGGACATTGAAATTGCCAACAAGGAAAAGGTAATTAAATTGATTTTTAATTAAATTCCATATAGATTGGGGAACGAAAACTTGGCTTTTGGAGATCAGGCATCCACGTTAAAAAAAATTGTACGCAATGAAATGAGAAACTCATCCCTCAGGGTGATGGCTGTGAGTAGCGGTAAGGGTGGTGTTGGAAAAACCAACATTGTCGCTAAC
This genomic interval carries:
- the flhA gene encoding flagellar biosynthesis protein FlhA translates to MAKVNPFSLIMERPQELVVAVGVVGILAVMVMPIPTFFLDILLSFSLTFAIIILLVSIFMLEPLEFSIFPSLLLIVTLLRLSLNVATTRIILLHGSEGPASAGQVIESFGSFVVGGNYAVGTVIFIILVMINFIVITKGSVRTSEVAARFTLDAIPGKQMSIDADLNAGIITDQDARLRRQTLEREADFYGSMDGAIRFVRGDAIAGILITLINIIGGFSIGVLQQGMDVAEAAQNYTLLTIGDGLVSQLPALVISTAAGLVVTRAVSDKSLPYELMGQLLNQPYAFVIASVCLLFFGLIPGLPHFPFFLLSLLTGIVAFIRLKDIQTSDAKKLKKIDDEARAPVPERVESILPLDIMELEVGYELIPLVDADRNGELLDRIKSIRRQFALEMGFIVPPLHIRDNLQLKASDYAIVLKGVEVAKGSIMMGRLLAMNPGTTEKEIEGIKTQEPTFGLPAVWIPTSAKQEAQMAGYTVVDPATVITTHIKETIKRHGHELLGRQEAQALMDKFKESNPKVVEELIPNLLSLGKVQKVLQNLLKEQITIRDLRTILEQLADYAPSTQDTDILTEFVRQALARPITKQYQSADGTLSVMTLDRGIEGIIEGSIQRTESVSFLALEPGIAEKLLARLKEAMEILAPRLESSPILLASPSIRLHLRRFTERFLPDLVILSHNEVTPSVQIKTLRVVNINAN
- a CDS encoding AAA family ATPase; protein product: MRIRKILANSYSEALSRVKQELGEDALVLSTRSLKPGTTFGKVGNYARVEITAAFEPPESKEQVAIKSGPWNDEKTLSLKEDDLDLKTLIFSLLSRTERAQTMGLKSHQVESYSRLVAGGVDERLASKIIEKASRGSSADNRNFRSERQEIVDLMKQVLLCDGEIKLEGKRTKKVIFVGPTGAGKTTTIAKIAADFALRKKKKVAMVTLDTFRIGAIDQLKTYGEIMGVPVETVRNCQELKALVQKHADKDLLLIDTMGKSHKDKAYSGQLKVMLNELGSVETQLVLSVTTQEKILQESMKQFSMLGIDRVLFTKLDEGMSFGSLFNFSLRTRIPFSYFTTGQRVPEDIEIANKEKVIKLIFN
- the flhB gene encoding flagellar biosynthesis protein FlhB; translated protein: MAEENKDQKTEEASSKRVTDAEGKGNFALSKELTSSFILLGATLSLYAVGQQGPLKMMVLWRALLSEAHVFQLTTEELYKAFVLVMKSTFFILSPILFTIMIAGIIANLIQTRGLKISTHPLIPKFNKLNPLKGFGRIFSKNSLMELLKSLFKVFIVSVIAYQTIKGHWDEIPPLMHFEVGQILIFLGKVSLEIMIKVLLVMIFLALVDYLFQKYTYMENLRMSKQEVKDERKETDGNPQIKQRIRRAQMEMARKRMMSAVPQADVVVTNPTHLAIAIKYDIDKYAAPILVAKGAGAIAQRIRSIAEEHGIPIVEDKPLARVLHKTVEVGQLIPASLYKAVAEILAYVYRLKGKSNL